One Candidatus Babeliales bacterium genomic region harbors:
- a CDS encoding DUF4143 domain-containing protein, which produces MRLVFFTLRLYFWRTVQGQEIDCVVEKSYAVQIPIEIKASVTMRADFAASLEQWATITGKPIENSYVVYAGNQCFGGKGAHFIAWNALEKMELF; this is translated from the coding sequence ATGCGACTTGTATTTTTTACACTGAGGCTTTATTTTTGGCGCACTGTTCAAGGACAAGAAATCGATTGTGTTGTTGAAAAATCATATGCTGTGCAAATTCCTATCGAAATAAAAGCAAGTGTAACTATGCGAGCAGATTTTGCTGCAAGCCTAGAGCAGTGGGCAACAATTACTGGTAAGCCTATTGAGAATTCATATGTGGTGTATGCCGGCAACCAATGTTTTGGTGGCAAGGGCGCACATTTTATTGCGTGGAATGCTCTTGAAAAAATGGAACTGTTTTAA